The genomic segment AATAATCCTGAAAGGCACTGATCACTTTATCGGATTTTGAAATGCTTTTATTCCGCACTAAAACCTGAATAAATGAAGTAATGGCGCTGGCAATTTCTGCCTTGTCCTTGCCTTCCAGCGATTCATACAGAGCTTGGGCGTATTTTTTTGGCGTAATCTTTCTCATTACTATTTTTTGATTTGGTTAACTGTCTCTTCCACCATTTTCCTGTTGGATTCCGAATCCAGATTTTTGCCGACAATCTTTGAGCTGGCCTCAATAATCAAACTACCAACTTCTTTCCTGGCATCAGCAATCATCTGGTCTTTGTCGGCTAATAAACTGGCCTTGGTTTTTGCGGCAATTTTTTCCATTTCCGATCTGGTTTCCGCTATCTTGTCCGCCTTCAGTTTCTCCGCTTCTTTGCTGGCCTTTTCCATAATCGCCTGGGATTCTTTCTTGGCATCAGTAA from the Patescibacteria group bacterium genome contains:
- the atpF gene encoding F0F1 ATP synthase subunit B: MDELVKTFHIDWKLIIAQVINFGIVLGVLWYFALKPLMKVMNKRTEDIDQSLKNAEEIEKKLKVAGETKDRIVTDAKKESQAIMEKASKEAEKLKADKIAETRSEMEKIAAKTKASLLADKDQMIADARKEVGSLIIEASSKIVGKNLDSESNRKMVEETVNQIKK